Proteins encoded within one genomic window of Azospirillaceae bacterium:
- a CDS encoding NAD-dependent epimerase/dehydratase family protein has protein sequence MSKTILITGGAGFIGSHLADQLLATGHRVRVLDTLEPQVHGEEGKRPGYLAPDVELQVGDVRDATAVARALDGVDAVYHFAARVGVGQSMYMIADYVSGNDLGTAVLLEALKRNPVERLIVASSMSLYGEGLYLDADGRTIANATRDPARLADGMWDPMDARGRPLTPIPTTEEKQPDLVSVYALGKYVQERLCLVVGGAYGIPTVALRFFNVYGTRQALSNPYTGVMAIFASRLLNNNPPLIFEDGGQRRDFVHVTDVARACALALDAPNAAGQVLNIGSGQSYTVKEVASHLATALGKTHIAPETTMRARTGDVRHCFADITRARDVLGYRPQVGIEQGMAELVEWLAGQTAVDRVEEARRELATHGLTR, from the coding sequence ATGTCCAAGACGATCCTGATCACAGGCGGAGCCGGGTTCATCGGCTCGCATCTGGCAGACCAGCTGCTGGCCACCGGCCACCGCGTCAGGGTCCTCGACACGCTTGAGCCACAGGTTCACGGCGAAGAGGGCAAACGGCCGGGCTATCTGGCGCCGGACGTGGAATTGCAGGTCGGCGACGTCCGCGACGCCACAGCGGTCGCACGTGCGCTGGACGGCGTGGACGCCGTGTACCACTTCGCGGCCCGCGTCGGCGTGGGCCAGAGCATGTACATGATCGCCGACTACGTCAGCGGCAACGACCTCGGCACCGCGGTGCTGCTGGAGGCGCTCAAACGGAATCCGGTCGAACGCCTGATCGTCGCGTCGAGCATGAGCCTGTATGGCGAGGGCCTGTACCTGGACGCCGACGGCCGGACGATCGCCAACGCGACCCGCGACCCGGCCCGGCTGGCCGACGGCATGTGGGATCCCATGGACGCCCGGGGCCGCCCGCTCACCCCGATCCCGACGACCGAGGAGAAGCAGCCGGACTTGGTCTCGGTCTATGCGCTGGGCAAGTACGTGCAGGAGCGGCTTTGCCTTGTGGTCGGGGGCGCCTACGGCATCCCCACCGTGGCCTTGCGCTTCTTCAACGTCTACGGCACCCGGCAGGCCCTCTCCAACCCGTACACGGGCGTGATGGCGATCTTCGCCTCGCGCCTACTGAACAACAACCCGCCCCTGATCTTCGAGGACGGGGGGCAGCGCCGGGACTTCGTCCACGTCACCGACGTGGCACGGGCTTGCGCCCTGGCGCTCGACGCGCCGAACGCCGCCGGACAGGTCCTCAACATCGGCAGCGGCCAGAGCTACACGGTCAAGGAAGTCGCCTCCCATTTGGCCACGGCCCTGGGCAAGACGCACATCGCGCCCGAAACCACCATGCGTGCCCGCACCGGGGACGTGCGCCACTGCTTCGCCGACATCACCCGGGCGCGGGATGTGTTGGGATACCGGCCGCAGGTCGGCATCGAGCAGGGTATGGCCGAACTGGTCGAGTGGCTGGCGGGACAGACGGCCGTCGACCGTGTGGAGGAGGCGCGGCGCGAGCTGGCAACCCATGGGCTGACGCGATGA
- a CDS encoding NAD-dependent epimerase/dehydratase family protein — MPAAQPSRTGPSRTGPSRTGQPAGPVLVTGGAGFVGTNVVDRLAGQGVPVILYDSLVRPGVSENLEWLKRRHGSRIDARIADVRDTARLEQAVREAQTIYHFAAQVAVTTSLVDPTEDFAVNCAATVALLEAMRRTPKPPTLVFTSTNKVYGSLPDVPVQNAGRRCEPVDADLGGKGVGETCRMDFHSPYGCSKGAADQYVLDYARCFDLPTVVLRMSCIYGPHQRGNEDQGWVAHFVMRALAGEPITIYGDGRQVRDVLFVDDLVDLMLVAGAPGSPLVGKAVNVGGGPRNAVSLLEVVDALQDLAESPVRVRFGAARPGDQRWYVSDVSRVAAVTGWQPRVGVREGLARLCAWLRETRADPARPPLAKAIAVGGAAE; from the coding sequence ATGCCGGCAGCCCAACCCTCGAGGACAGGGCCCTCGAGGACAGGGCCCTCGAGGACAGGGCAACCGGCCGGACCGGTCCTTGTCACCGGGGGGGCCGGCTTCGTCGGCACCAATGTGGTCGACCGCTTGGCAGGGCAAGGCGTACCGGTGATCCTCTACGATTCGCTGGTGCGTCCCGGCGTTTCGGAAAACCTGGAATGGCTGAAGCGGCGACACGGCAGCCGAATCGACGCCCGGATCGCCGATGTGCGCGACACCGCCCGCCTCGAGCAGGCCGTGCGCGAGGCCCAAACGATCTACCACTTCGCGGCCCAGGTCGCGGTGACGACGAGCCTGGTGGATCCGACGGAGGATTTCGCCGTCAATTGCGCCGCCACCGTCGCGCTCCTGGAGGCGATGCGCCGCACGCCGAAGCCACCGACCCTGGTCTTCACCTCGACCAACAAGGTGTACGGCTCGCTGCCCGACGTGCCGGTCCAAAACGCCGGCCGGCGCTGCGAGCCCGTCGACGCGGACCTGGGGGGCAAGGGCGTCGGCGAGACCTGCCGGATGGACTTCCACAGCCCCTATGGCTGCTCGAAGGGTGCGGCGGATCAGTACGTTCTGGATTACGCCCGCTGCTTCGACCTGCCCACCGTCGTGCTGCGCATGAGCTGCATCTACGGCCCCCACCAGCGTGGGAACGAGGACCAGGGTTGGGTCGCGCATTTCGTCATGCGGGCCCTGGCTGGCGAGCCGATCACCATCTACGGCGATGGGCGGCAGGTCCGCGATGTGCTGTTCGTGGACGACCTGGTGGATCTGATGCTGGTCGCCGGAGCCCCGGGTTCCCCTCTCGTCGGCAAGGCGGTCAATGTCGGTGGCGGCCCGCGCAACGCGGTCAGCCTGCTCGAAGTGGTCGACGCGCTGCAGGATCTGGCGGAGTCGCCGGTCCGGGTACGGTTCGGGGCCGCCCGCCCGGGTGACCAACGCTGGTACGTGTCGGACGTGAGCCGCGTCGCGGCGGTCACGGGCTGGCAACCACGGGTGGGCGTGCGCGAAGGGCTTGCCCGGCTCTGCGCGTGGCTGCGCGAAACCCGCGCCGACCCGGCCCGCCCCCCGCTTGCGAAAGCCATCGCCGTCGGGGGGGCCGCCGAATGA
- a CDS encoding TIGR04295 family B12-binding domain-containing radical SAM protein: MRVALVNPPWNFDGSIYFGCRDPHLPIELACAKIRLEEAGHTAEMFDAHLCDLTFAGLRDQVAAFAPDMLVVTTAPTYLFWRCAPPELRIPRQTLGALAGVAARTVAVGPHGSTTPRAALAKLGVDAVVQGECEDILPLLCDNDWSQVPSIAYRTPDGPVVNGGPAVGRFTDLPPLAWPDEWIRRHHHHHHRFDAPPSGPGAEVEASRGCPYKCTFCAKENFRNGYRRRPHETVLAEVDRLIGQGIQYIYFIDEIFLPNRPLLEGLVERGVTFGIQTRIDLWKPDLLELLGRAGCVSIEAGVESLTVEGRAALDKNCKMQTDELADRLILAKRHVPFVQANLIDAGGDPPELVAAWREKLLAQGVWANEPVPLFPYPGSPDYRRLWGQPDDQAWERAHAHYLESARRWSDIQDQAPRPLRELETCCG; encoded by the coding sequence ATGAGGGTCGCACTGGTCAATCCACCCTGGAATTTCGACGGCAGCATCTATTTCGGCTGCCGCGACCCGCACCTGCCCATTGAACTCGCTTGTGCGAAGATCCGCCTGGAGGAGGCCGGCCACACGGCGGAAATGTTCGATGCACACCTGTGCGACCTGACATTCGCCGGGTTGCGGGACCAGGTGGCGGCATTCGCGCCGGACATGCTGGTGGTCACCACCGCCCCCACATACCTGTTTTGGCGCTGCGCACCACCCGAACTGCGCATCCCCCGCCAAACGCTCGGCGCGTTGGCGGGCGTGGCGGCACGCACTGTGGCCGTCGGTCCCCATGGCTCCACCACGCCGCGGGCCGCCCTGGCGAAGCTCGGCGTCGATGCGGTCGTTCAGGGCGAGTGCGAGGACATCCTGCCACTCCTGTGCGACAATGACTGGTCGCAGGTGCCATCGATCGCCTACCGGACCCCGGACGGCCCGGTGGTGAACGGAGGGCCGGCGGTCGGCCGCTTCACCGACCTGCCGCCGCTGGCATGGCCGGACGAATGGATCCGGCGCCACCACCACCACCACCACCGGTTCGACGCACCGCCGTCCGGTCCCGGGGCCGAGGTGGAAGCGTCGCGCGGCTGTCCGTACAAGTGCACGTTCTGCGCCAAGGAAAACTTCCGCAACGGTTACCGCCGCCGCCCGCACGAAACGGTTCTGGCGGAGGTGGATCGGCTGATCGGCCAGGGCATCCAGTACATCTACTTCATCGACGAAATCTTCCTGCCCAACCGCCCGCTGCTGGAGGGCCTGGTCGAGCGTGGCGTGACGTTCGGCATCCAAACCCGCATCGACCTGTGGAAGCCGGACCTGCTGGAACTGCTGGGCCGGGCCGGCTGCGTGTCCATTGAGGCCGGCGTTGAAAGCCTGACGGTCGAAGGCCGGGCGGCACTGGACAAGAACTGCAAGATGCAGACGGACGAGTTGGCCGACCGGTTGATCCTCGCCAAACGGCACGTTCCCTTCGTCCAGGCCAATCTGATCGACGCCGGGGGCGATCCCCCCGAACTGGTGGCGGCCTGGCGGGAAAAACTCCTGGCGCAAGGGGTTTGGGCGAACGAGCCGGTGCCGTTGTTCCCCTATCCCGGCTCGCCGGACTACCGCCGCCTCTGGGGCCAGCCCGACGATCAGGCATGGGAGCGCGCCCATGCCCATTACCTGGAGAGCGCCCGCCGTTGGAGCGACATCCAGGACCAGGCCCCGCGCCCGTTGCGGGAGCTGGAGACCTGCTGTGGATGA
- a CDS encoding glycosyltransferase family 4 protein, whose amino-acid sequence MTADSLGGVWDYALELAAGLTPHGITVDLAVMGPPPGPHQRVAAATVPGLVLHEGTFRLEWMPDCEGDLAHAADWLLELEQRVRPDVVHANGYAEAALPFAAPVLLVAHSDVATWWRAVHGSDPPAEWTAYRHRVAAGLAAAAQVVAPTRAYLDAVSAAYGAPARSNVIHNGRSARLWRPLDKEPFVLAVGRLWDEGKNTAALSRVAGSLDWPVVVAGPWQGPDGRGRPPEGLRCLGRLAPAELAQWFGRAAVFAHPARYEPFGLSVLEAALSGCALVLGDIPTLRELWQGAALFVPPDDSDALRETLAGLGEDPEAVSALSKAARHRAANYPAALSAAAYAHAYGRLHAGADASAARHVATAGILPEVQPGT is encoded by the coding sequence ATGACCGCCGATTCGCTGGGCGGAGTCTGGGACTATGCGTTGGAGCTGGCCGCGGGCCTGACGCCCCATGGCATCACGGTGGATCTGGCGGTCATGGGACCGCCGCCTGGCCCGCACCAGCGTGTCGCCGCGGCGACGGTGCCCGGCCTGGTTCTGCACGAGGGGACCTTCCGGCTGGAGTGGATGCCGGATTGCGAGGGGGATCTGGCGCACGCCGCAGACTGGCTGCTGGAGCTTGAACAACGGGTGCGCCCGGATGTGGTCCACGCCAACGGCTACGCCGAGGCCGCCCTGCCCTTTGCGGCGCCGGTGCTGCTTGTCGCCCATTCCGACGTCGCGACCTGGTGGCGGGCCGTCCACGGAAGCGACCCGCCCGCGGAGTGGACGGCCTATCGACACCGGGTTGCCGCCGGGCTGGCCGCCGCGGCGCAGGTGGTGGCGCCGACACGGGCCTATCTGGATGCGGTCTCCGCCGCCTATGGCGCCCCGGCCCGCTCCAATGTGATTCACAACGGCCGCTCCGCACGGCTCTGGCGGCCGCTGGACAAGGAGCCGTTCGTGCTGGCCGTCGGACGGCTTTGGGACGAGGGGAAGAACACGGCCGCGCTCAGCCGCGTCGCCGGTTCCCTCGACTGGCCGGTGGTGGTCGCCGGTCCCTGGCAGGGACCGGATGGGCGTGGACGGCCGCCGGAGGGCCTGCGCTGCCTGGGCCGGCTGGCCCCGGCCGAACTCGCGCAATGGTTCGGCCGGGCCGCCGTGTTCGCCCATCCCGCCCGCTACGAGCCGTTCGGCCTGTCCGTGCTGGAGGCCGCCCTGTCGGGTTGCGCGCTGGTGCTGGGCGATATCCCCACCCTGCGCGAATTGTGGCAGGGGGCAGCCCTCTTCGTCCCGCCGGACGATTCCGATGCCCTTCGGGAAACACTGGCCGGGTTGGGCGAGGACCCGGAGGCGGTATCGGCGCTTTCGAAGGCTGCACGCCACCGCGCCGCGAATTATCCGGCCGCACTCTCGGCAGCCGCCTACGCCCACGCCTACGGTCGCCTGCATGCAGGCGCGGACGCATCGGCCGCACGACACGTCGCGACCGCGGGAATCCTGCCGGAGGTCCAACCGGGAACCTAA
- a CDS encoding glycosyltransferase — translation MRLVFFVHSILSCWNHGNAHFLRGVARDLLARGHEVRLYEPHDGWSRTNLLSEQGHAPLDEITGLFPGLAPTFYDAQAIDLDEALDGADAALVHEWTDPALVARIGRMRAAGHPCRLLFHDTHHRAVTAADEMSRYDLSAFDGVLAFGAALAEVYRARDWGRRVWVWHEAADTRLFRPIPGRATEGDLVWVGNWGDDERSEELRQFLMAPVRSLGLKARVHGVRWPGAALRELEAAGIDFAGWLPNHRVPDAFARHRVTVHVPRRPYAEALPGIPTIRVFEALACGIPLVSAPWRDAEGLFRPGTDYLVARNSDEMTAHLRAVLSDPGLAESLATNGLRTIRARHTCAHRVDELLNVLSEVGAHPTHEPGVRLGSDLAAD, via the coding sequence ATGCGCCTCGTCTTCTTCGTCCACTCCATCCTGTCCTGCTGGAACCATGGCAACGCCCACTTCCTGAGGGGCGTTGCCCGCGACCTGCTGGCACGTGGCCACGAGGTGCGGCTCTACGAACCGCACGACGGATGGAGCCGCACGAATCTGCTCTCCGAGCAGGGCCATGCCCCGTTGGACGAGATCACCGGCCTGTTCCCGGGACTGGCACCGACGTTCTACGACGCGCAGGCCATCGACCTGGACGAGGCGTTGGACGGGGCGGACGCGGCCCTGGTCCACGAATGGACCGATCCGGCCCTGGTCGCGCGAATCGGCCGGATGCGGGCGGCGGGCCACCCCTGCCGCCTTCTGTTCCACGACACCCACCACCGTGCCGTGACGGCGGCGGACGAAATGTCCCGCTATGATCTGTCGGCCTTCGACGGCGTGCTCGCATTTGGGGCGGCGCTGGCGGAGGTCTACCGGGCACGTGATTGGGGCCGCCGCGTCTGGGTCTGGCACGAGGCCGCCGACACCCGCCTGTTCCGCCCCATACCCGGCCGGGCCACCGAGGGCGATCTGGTCTGGGTGGGGAACTGGGGCGACGACGAGCGCTCGGAGGAATTGCGGCAGTTCCTGATGGCCCCGGTCCGAAGCCTGGGCCTCAAGGCGCGCGTCCACGGTGTGCGCTGGCCCGGGGCCGCGCTGCGGGAACTGGAAGCGGCCGGGATCGACTTCGCCGGCTGGCTCCCGAACCACCGCGTGCCCGATGCCTTTGCACGGCACAGGGTCACCGTGCATGTGCCGCGACGGCCCTATGCCGAGGCTCTGCCGGGCATCCCCACCATCCGGGTTTTCGAGGCACTCGCCTGCGGCATCCCCCTGGTTTCGGCGCCGTGGCGGGATGCCGAAGGGCTGTTCCGACCGGGCACCGACTACCTTGTCGCGCGCAACAGCGACGAGATGACCGCCCATCTGCGCGCCGTCCTGTCCGATCCCGGCCTTGCCGAGAGCTTGGCGACCAATGGCCTTCGGACCATCCGCGCGCGCCACACCTGCGCCCACCGGGTGGACGAGCTGCTGAACGTCCTGTCCGAGGTGGGCGCCCACCCGACCCATGAGCCGGGCGTCCGCCTGGGCTCCGACCTGGCAGCCGACTGA